One Baekduia alba genomic window, GATCGGGACCTCGGCGCCGTCGGCGCCGCGGATCTCGACCGCGCAGCCCGGCAGCGCGATCCCGACGCACGACGCCTTGCGCTCGCGGTGCAGGCCGTTGAAGGTCGCGGCGCCGGTCGTCTCCGACAGGCCGTAGCCCTCGAGGATCTTGCAGGCGAAGCGCGTCTCGAACGCGTTCATGACCTCGGCGGGCATCGCGGCGCCGCCGGACGCGGCGAGGCGCAGGCTGGCGAAGTCCTCGGGGCTGGCGTCGCCCGCGGCGTGCAGCAGCGCGTTCCACATCGTCGGGACGCCGGCCATCATCGTGAGGCGGTCGCGGCGCAGGAGGTCGAGGAGGTCGCCGGCGTCGAAGCGCGCGAGCACCGACAGCGACGCGCCGGCGGTGAGCGTCGTGCTCATCACGACCGCCTGGCCGAAGACGTGGAAGAGCGGCAGCGCGGTGCCCATCCGGTCCTCGGGGGTGACCTCGAGCACCTCGATGAACGTCCTGGCGCAGGCGATCAGGGTGCCGTGCGTGAGCTGCGCGCCCTTGGGGCGGCCGGTCGTGCCCGAGGTGTACAGGATGACCGCGTTGTCGTCGTCCTCGGTCGGGTGCGGGGCGTCGAGCGACGCCGCCGCCTCGAACGACACGAGATCCCCGTCCAGCGCCCAGAACGGCACGTCGAGGGCGGAGGCCGACTCCTGCGGCGCCGGCTGCACCTCGTGCCAGCCGAGGACGAGCTTGACGCCCGCGTCGTCGCCGACGTACTCGAGCTCGTGGCGCGTCGACATCGTGTTCGCGGTCACGGCGACGGCACCGGCCGCGTGGCTGCCGTAGTAGGCGCCCGCGAACTCCGGGACCGAGGGGGCGACGAGCAGGACGCGATCGCCCGGGGCGATGCCGGCGGCCCGCAGCCGCGCGGCGACGGCGGCTGCGCGCTCCTGCACCTTCCCGTACGTCCACGGCTCGCCGGCGCCGCGGATCGCGACGCGATCCGGCTCGGCGGTCGCGTGGTCCCAGGCGGCCTGGGCGGCGTTGGACATCGGGTCTCCTCCTGTGCTGATGCGTGACCGAAGGTCCATTCGTACTAAGACTTGAGGTCGGATTCAAGTTCAGGTACGGTCGCCCGCATGTCCCGTCCCGTCCCCGTCGTCGGCGGCGCCGTGGAGTCATCCGCGCTGGGCCGCACGCTCATGCACGAGCACATCTTCGTCCGGACGCCGGAGCTCCAGGAGGCCTGGCCCGGGTTCATGGGCTTCGCCGACGAGGACGCCGTGGTCGCCGACGCCCACGAGAAGCTGAAGGCCATCAAGGCGTCGGGGATCGACACCATCGTCGACATGACCGCGCCCGGCCTCGGCCGCCAGGTCAAGCGGGTCGCGCGCGCCGTCGAGGGCACCGGCCTCAACGTGATCGTGGTGACCGGGTACTACACCTACACCGACCTGCCGTTCCCGATGAAGTACAACGGGCCGGGCCGGTTCGTCAACACCGATCCCGACGACGCGTTCCTGGTCGACCTCTTCGTGCGCGACATCGAAGAGGGCATCGAGGGCACCGACATCAAGGCCGGCGTCGTGAAGTGCTGCACCGACGAGCCGGGCGTCACGCCGGACATCGAGCGGCTGATCCGCGCGGTCGCCAAGACGCACCTGCGCACCGACGTGCCGATCATGACCCACACGCACGCCAAGTCGCGCCGGGGCCTGGACCAGCAGCGCATCCTGGCCGAGGAGGGCGTCGACCTCTCACGGGTGCTGATCGGTCACAGCAACGAGACGTCCGACGTGGAGTACCTGGTCGAGATGATGGAGGCCGGGTCCTACCTCGGCTTCGACCGCTGCGGGCTGATGGTCGACCATCCGCTGGCCGACCAGCAGGAGACGCTCGTCGAGCTGTGCAAGCGCGGCTACGCGGGGCAGATCGTCCTGTCGCAGGACCGCCACTGCTACTCGGACTGGCTTCCCGAGGACGGCGTGCTGGCGATGCTGCCCGACTGGCACCACGGCTTCGTCCAGCAGTCGCTCATCCCGGCGCTGCTCGAGAACGGCGTGACGCAGGAGCAGGTCGATCAGATGATGCTGAAGAACCCGGTCGACTTCTTCAGCGCGCGGCGCGCCGGCGCCGCGCCGGCGCCGCAGGCACCGGCAGCCGAAGGGCATTCGCCCACAGCCGCGTGAGCGTGGCGACCAGGACGTCCTGGTCGACGTGGTCGCCGAGGACGTAGACGGAGTTGGCCATGCGGCCGACCATCGCGCTGAGCGCGCGGGCCGCGAGGACCGGATCGAGGTCGGGGTCGGCGAGGCCGCGCGTCTGGAGGTCGCGGATCGAGCGCGCGTTGCGCTCGGCGAAGAGCAGGCCGCGGCGGCGACGCAGCTCGCGGACGTCGTCGTCGATCGTCGCGACCTGGTCGAGCAACCGCATCAACTTGGCGTTGCGCTCGTAGGCGGTGAGGTACGCGCGGTTGCTGGCCTCGATGACCGCGATCGGATCTTCGTCGTCGACGACCTCGCGGACGTGGGGGTGGAGCATCTCCTCTTGGGCCTCTTCGAGGACCGCGGCGAAGATCTCCTCCTTGTTCGTGAAGTACGTGTAGAACGACCCGGTCGAGCAGCGGGCCTCCGCCGTGATGTCGGTGAGGCGGGCGTTGAGGTAGCCGTCGCGCTCGAAGACGGTGCGCGCGGCGGCGACGAGCGCGGCGCGGGTGCGCTGGCCGCGGGCGGTCGGAGGCGTCTTCACCGCGCCGGTTCTACTTGAACCTGGCGTCGGGTTCAAGTGCGGGGATCGCGCGCGTTGATCCGCCGGACGATCGGGGTCGCCTCGTCGAGCAGCGTGCGCAGCTGCTCGTAGCGGTCAGCGCCGAGGGCGTCCCGGAGGCGATCGTCGAACGCGGCCTCGCGGCGGTTGCCGTCGGTGCGGGCCTTGGTCCCGTCGGGCGTGATGTGCAGCGCGACGCCGCGCCCACCTGCGAGCCGGCGCTCGAGGTAGCCGAGCTTCTCCAGCCGTCCGGAGACCTGGCTGATCGCCTGGGGCGTCTTGGGCGTGCGGCGCGCGATCT contains:
- a CDS encoding TetR/AcrR family transcriptional regulator, which codes for MKTPPTARGQRTRAALVAAARTVFERDGYLNARLTDITAEARCSTGSFYTYFTNKEEIFAAVLEEAQEEMLHPHVREVVDDEDPIAVIEASNRAYLTAYERNAKLMRLLDQVATIDDDVRELRRRRGLLFAERNARSIRDLQTRGLADPDLDPVLAARALSAMVGRMANSVYVLGDHVDQDVLVATLTRLWANALRLPVPAAPARRRRAAR
- a CDS encoding MarR family winged helix-turn-helix transcriptional regulator; translation: MTDPAADHDWAHRLPHLLWELSTLTTLLSEAELADSPLTSAGIGILDLVHSQPGITVAEIARRTPKTPQAISQVSGRLEKLGYLERRLAGGRGVALHITPDGTKARTDGNRREAAFDDRLRDALGADRYEQLRTLLDEATPIVRRINARDPRT
- a CDS encoding AMP-binding protein, which encodes MSNAAQAAWDHATAEPDRVAIRGAGEPWTYGKVQERAAAVAARLRAAGIAPGDRVLLVAPSVPEFAGAYYGSHAAGAVAVTANTMSTRHELEYVGDDAGVKLVLGWHEVQPAPQESASALDVPFWALDGDLVSFEAAASLDAPHPTEDDDNAVILYTSGTTGRPKGAQLTHGTLIACARTFIEVLEVTPEDRMGTALPLFHVFGQAVVMSTTLTAGASLSVLARFDAGDLLDLLRRDRLTMMAGVPTMWNALLHAAGDASPEDFASLRLAASGGAAMPAEVMNAFETRFACKILEGYGLSETTGAATFNGLHRERKASCVGIALPGCAVEIRGADGAEVPIGEVGEVHVKGPVVMSGYWNRPEATAEVLSPDGWLKTGDLGTEDADGDIRIVDRIKDLIIRGGYNVYPREVEEVLYEHPDVVEVAVVGIADEHFGEEVAAVLALAPGATFDAAQFRTWAKERLSAYKVPRLFQVVDALPKGPTGKILKRAIDTDAVRAASAQAGAGAGAGAGVGA
- a CDS encoding phosphotriesterase family protein, whose amino-acid sequence is MSRPVPVVGGAVESSALGRTLMHEHIFVRTPELQEAWPGFMGFADEDAVVADAHEKLKAIKASGIDTIVDMTAPGLGRQVKRVARAVEGTGLNVIVVTGYYTYTDLPFPMKYNGPGRFVNTDPDDAFLVDLFVRDIEEGIEGTDIKAGVVKCCTDEPGVTPDIERLIRAVAKTHLRTDVPIMTHTHAKSRRGLDQQRILAEEGVDLSRVLIGHSNETSDVEYLVEMMEAGSYLGFDRCGLMVDHPLADQQETLVELCKRGYAGQIVLSQDRHCYSDWLPEDGVLAMLPDWHHGFVQQSLIPALLENGVTQEQVDQMMLKNPVDFFSARRAGAAPAPQAPAAEGHSPTAA